One Odocoileus virginianus isolate 20LAN1187 ecotype Illinois chromosome 6, Ovbor_1.2, whole genome shotgun sequence DNA segment encodes these proteins:
- the LOC110149939 gene encoding olfactory receptor 4F3/4F16/4F29-like translates to MDGANQSVVSEFVLLGLTNSWEIQLLLFVFSSTLCVASMMGNSLIILTVTSDPHLHSPMYFLLANLSFIDLGVSSVTSPKMIYDLFRKHKVISFRGCIAQIFFIHIVGGVEMVLLIAMAFDRYVAICKPLHYLTIMNPRMCISFLVAAWIIGFIHSMVQLPFVVNLPFCGPNVLDSFYCDLPRLIKLACIDTYQLEFMVMANSGFISIGSIFILIISYIVIILTVQKHSSGSSSKALSTLSAHITAVALFFGPLIFIYTWPFPSTHLDKFLAIFYAVLTPFLNPVIYTFRNQEMKVAMRRVCRQLVSYRKTSLVMPVL, encoded by the coding sequence ATGGATGGAGCAAATCAGTCTGTGGTGTCAGAGTTTGTGCTTCTGGGACTCACCAACTCCTGGGAGATCCAGCTTCTCCTCTTTGTGTTCTCATCCACACTCTGTGTGGCAAGCATGATGGGAAACTCCCTCATCATTCTTACTGTGACTTCTGACCCTCACTTACACTCCCCCATGTACTTTCTGTTGGCCAACCTCTCCTTCATTGACCTGGGAGTTTCTTCTGTCACTTCTCCCAAGATGATTTATGACCTTTTCAGAAAGCATAAAGTCATCTCCTTTAGAGGCTGCATCGctcaaatcttctttatccacatcGTTGGTGGTGTGGAGATGGTGCTGCTCATAGCCATGGCCTTTGACAGATATGTTGCAATATGTAAGCCTCTCCATTATCTGACCATCATGAACCCTAGAATGTGCATCTCCTTTTTAGTGGCTGCCTGGATAATAGGCTTTATCCACTCCATGGTTCAGCTGCCTTTTGTGGTAAACTTACCCTTCTGTGGCCCAAATGTGTTGGACAGCTTTTATTGTGACCTTCCTCGGTTGATCAAACTTGCCTGCATAGACACCTACCAACTAGAGTTTATGGTCATGGCCAACAGTGGATTCATCTCTATTGGCTCCATCTTCATTCTGATAATTTCCTACATTGTCATTATTCTCACTGTTCAGAAACACTCTTCAGGCAGTTCATCTAAGGCTCTGTCCACACTTTCAGCTCACATCACTGCAGTAGCTCTGTTCTTTGGTCCTTTGATTTTTATCTATACATGGCCATTTCCTTCCACACACCTGGATAAGTTTTTGGCCATCTTTTATGCAGTTCTCACTCCTTTCCTGAATCCAGTCATTTATACATTCAGGAATCAAGAAATGAAAGTGGCAATGAGGAGAGTATGCAGACAGTTAGTGAGTTATAGAAAGACATCTTTAGTGATGCCTGTATTGTAA